The following proteins come from a genomic window of Nocardiopsis sp. YSL2:
- a CDS encoding biotin carboxylase N-terminal domain-containing protein — protein MRKVLIANRGEIAVRIARACRDAGLGSVAVYAEPDLDALHVKVADEAHALGGSTPADSYLDIAKLLAVAAESGADAVHPGYGFLAENADFAQAVIDAGLTWIGPPPSAITALGDKVQARHIAQKVGAPLVAGTPDPVESAEEVVAFAEEHGLPIAIKAAFGGGGRGLKVAHTLAEVADAYESAVREAVTAFGRGECFVERYLDRPRHVETQCLADTHGNVVVVSTRDCSLQRRHQKLVEEAPAPFLSPEQNAKLYAASKAILAEAGYVGAGTCEFLVGVDGTISFLEVNTRLQVEHPVTEEVTGVDLVREMFRVADGEELGFTDPEVRGHSFEFRINAEDAGRGFMPAPGTITELSLPGGPGVRVDTGCEAGFTVPQAFDSMVAKLIVSGRTRTEALQRSRRALAEFTVGGMPTVLPFHQAVVSDPAFAPTDPEQEFGVYTRWIETEFDNTIAPWTGTPGEAGAAERETVTVEVGGKRLDVVLPAGLGASAAAAPGQAGGARRKRTSRKGGSGAAAVSGDALVSPMQGTVVKLVAEEGAQVSEGDTVVVIEAMKMEQPLTAHKAGTVTGLKIAAGETIGNGAVVCEIKDA, from the coding sequence GTGCGTAAAGTTCTGATCGCCAACCGCGGCGAGATCGCCGTCCGGATCGCCCGCGCCTGCCGCGACGCCGGCCTGGGCAGCGTCGCCGTCTACGCCGAACCCGACCTCGACGCGCTGCACGTCAAGGTCGCCGACGAGGCCCACGCCCTGGGCGGGTCCACCCCGGCCGACTCCTACCTCGACATCGCCAAGCTGCTGGCCGTGGCGGCCGAGTCGGGTGCCGACGCGGTCCACCCCGGCTACGGCTTCCTGGCCGAGAACGCCGACTTCGCCCAGGCCGTCATCGACGCCGGGCTCACCTGGATCGGCCCGCCCCCGTCCGCGATCACGGCCCTGGGCGACAAGGTCCAGGCCCGCCACATCGCGCAGAAGGTCGGTGCCCCGCTGGTGGCCGGCACGCCCGACCCGGTGGAGTCGGCCGAGGAGGTGGTGGCCTTCGCCGAGGAGCACGGGCTGCCCATCGCGATCAAGGCCGCCTTCGGAGGCGGCGGTCGCGGCCTCAAGGTCGCCCACACCCTGGCGGAGGTCGCGGACGCCTACGAGTCGGCGGTGCGCGAGGCCGTCACCGCGTTCGGGCGCGGGGAGTGCTTCGTGGAGCGCTACCTGGACCGGCCCCGCCACGTGGAGACCCAGTGCCTGGCCGACACGCACGGCAACGTCGTGGTGGTCTCCACCCGGGACTGCTCGCTGCAGCGCCGCCACCAGAAGCTCGTGGAGGAGGCTCCGGCCCCGTTCCTGAGCCCGGAGCAGAACGCGAAGCTGTACGCGGCGTCCAAGGCCATCCTGGCCGAGGCCGGGTACGTGGGCGCGGGCACCTGTGAGTTCCTGGTCGGGGTGGACGGCACGATCTCCTTCCTGGAGGTCAACACCCGGCTCCAGGTCGAGCACCCGGTGACCGAGGAGGTCACGGGCGTGGACCTGGTCCGGGAGATGTTCCGGGTCGCCGACGGCGAGGAGCTGGGCTTCACCGACCCCGAGGTGCGCGGGCACTCCTTCGAGTTCCGGATCAACGCCGAGGACGCGGGCCGGGGCTTCATGCCCGCGCCGGGCACCATCACCGAGCTGTCCCTGCCGGGCGGGCCGGGCGTGCGGGTGGACACCGGCTGCGAGGCGGGCTTCACCGTTCCGCAGGCCTTCGACTCCATGGTCGCCAAGCTGATCGTGTCGGGGCGGACCCGTACCGAGGCGCTGCAGCGGTCCCGCCGGGCGCTGGCGGAGTTCACCGTGGGCGGGATGCCCACGGTCCTGCCGTTCCACCAGGCGGTCGTGTCCGACCCGGCGTTCGCGCCGACCGACCCGGAGCAGGAGTTCGGGGTCTACACGCGGTGGATCGAGACGGAGTTCGACAACACCATCGCTCCGTGGACGGGCACGCCCGGCGAGGCCGGTGCGGCCGAGCGCGAGACGGTCACCGTGGAGGTGGGCGGCAAGCGCCTGGACGTGGTGCTGCCCGCGGGCCTGGGCGCCTCGGCCGCGGCGGCTCCGGGCCAGGCGGGCGGTGCGCGCCGCAAGCGCACCTCGCGCAAGGGCGGGTCGGGCGCCGCCGCGGTCAGCGGTGACGCGCTGGTCTCGCCGATGCAGGGCACCGTGGTCAAGCTGGTCGCCGAGGAGGGCGCCCAGGTCTCCGAGGGCGACACGGTCGTGGTCATCGAGGCCATGAAGATGGAGCAGCCGCTGACCGCCCACAAGGCGGGCACGGTCACCGGGCTGAAGATCGCCGCGGGCGAGACCATCGGCAACGGCGCGGTGGTCTGCGAGATCAAGGACGCGTAA
- a CDS encoding chemotaxis protein CheA has protein sequence MLTAGLAAAVVSASVVPAAADTQDGLPPTQDIVDELENDGVFIDPSITTVPDSDIGALESASAEADVPVYYVFVPEGNATSAAGVEEFMNPVMDEVGDGVYGVLSGSENFFVVSPNIEDTDAIRAESLANGGDPPNPIDTLTAMPEAAAETQEAPTGGVTSGVVLLAVLVLLVAGGGWFVYNQRKKRAAEKAKQLAEIKQMATEDVVRLGEDVARLEIDVSAVDDDTRTDYSRAMDSYDQAKSLLDTIQEPDQVRMVTSALEDGRYYMTATRARMNGEEVPARRGPCFFNPQHGPSTTDVDWAPPGGSPRSVTACDACAQAVRTGGQPDVRLVEVDGERRPYYDAGPAYSPYAGGYFGMDMMMGMFTGMMMGSMMGSMLGGGMMGGDMGGGDMGGDFGGGDMGGGDFGDFGGFDF, from the coding sequence GTGCTGACCGCCGGACTCGCGGCGGCGGTGGTGTCCGCCTCGGTGGTGCCCGCCGCGGCGGACACCCAGGACGGGCTGCCCCCGACACAGGACATCGTCGACGAGCTGGAGAACGACGGTGTCTTCATCGATCCCAGCATCACCACGGTCCCCGACTCCGACATCGGAGCCCTGGAGTCGGCCTCGGCCGAGGCGGACGTCCCCGTGTACTACGTCTTCGTCCCGGAGGGCAACGCCACGTCCGCCGCCGGGGTGGAAGAGTTCATGAATCCCGTCATGGACGAGGTCGGTGACGGCGTGTACGGGGTGCTGTCCGGTTCGGAGAACTTCTTCGTCGTCTCTCCCAACATCGAGGACACCGACGCGATCCGCGCGGAGTCCCTCGCCAACGGCGGTGACCCGCCCAACCCCATCGACACCCTGACGGCGATGCCCGAGGCCGCGGCCGAGACGCAGGAGGCCCCCACCGGGGGCGTCACCTCCGGCGTCGTGCTGCTCGCCGTCCTCGTGCTGCTCGTCGCGGGCGGCGGCTGGTTCGTCTACAACCAGCGCAAGAAGCGCGCCGCAGAGAAGGCCAAACAGCTCGCCGAGATCAAGCAGATGGCCACAGAGGACGTGGTCCGGCTGGGCGAGGACGTCGCGCGGCTGGAGATCGACGTCTCCGCGGTCGACGACGACACCCGCACCGACTACTCGCGGGCCATGGACTCCTATGACCAGGCCAAGTCGCTGCTCGACACCATCCAGGAACCCGACCAGGTGCGGATGGTGACCAGCGCGCTGGAGGACGGCCGCTACTACATGACGGCCACCCGGGCGCGGATGAACGGCGAGGAGGTGCCCGCGCGGCGCGGCCCCTGCTTCTTCAATCCGCAGCACGGCCCGTCCACCACCGACGTCGACTGGGCCCCTCCCGGCGGCTCCCCGAGGTCGGTCACGGCGTGCGACGCCTGTGCCCAGGCGGTGCGCACGGGCGGACAGCCCGACGTGCGCCTGGTCGAGGTCGACGGCGAGCGCCGGCCCTACTACGACGCGGGCCCGGCCTACTCGCCCTACGCCGGCGGCTACTTCGGGATGGACATGATGATGGGCATGTTCACCGGCATGATGATGGGCTCCATGATGGGGTCGATGCTCGGCGGCGGCATGATGGGCGGCGACATGGGCGGCGGAGACATGGGCGGCGACTTCGGTGGCGGCGACATGGGCGGCGGAGACTTCGGCGACTTCGGCGGCTTCGACTTCTGA
- a CDS encoding zf-TFIIB domain-containing protein, which translates to MICPKCQGHMRTFDRHGVHIERCEGCQGIFLDRGELEAIANAEQRHYGVVPPDPSAPPTPPPPPPAYPAQGGYPAQGGYPPRGGYGGYKDSPRPYGGYKDSPRPFGGYKDSPRPYGRKRRKSFLEDLFD; encoded by the coding sequence ATGATCTGTCCCAAGTGCCAAGGCCACATGCGTACCTTCGACCGGCACGGCGTCCACATCGAGCGTTGTGAGGGCTGTCAGGGCATCTTCCTGGACCGGGGAGAGCTGGAGGCCATCGCCAACGCCGAGCAGCGGCACTACGGCGTCGTCCCGCCCGACCCCTCCGCGCCCCCGACTCCGCCCCCGCCGCCGCCCGCCTACCCGGCCCAGGGCGGCTACCCGGCCCAGGGGGGCTACCCGCCTCGCGGTGGCTACGGCGGCTACAAGGACTCCCCGCGTCCCTACGGCGGCTACAAGGACTCGCCCCGCCCCTTCGGCGGCTACAAGGACTCGCCCCGACCCTACGGCCGGAAGCGGCGCAAGAGCTTCCTCGAAGACCTCTTCGACTGA
- a CDS encoding phosphoenolpyruvate carboxylase, with the protein MTAVSAERDSARQEVPEQLRNDVKLLGEMLGTVLAESGGADLLSDVERLRHAVIGARDGAVTTEEITEIVAAWPLERAKQVARAFTVYFHLANLAEEHQRMRALRERDDAANPPRESLAAAVRAIREADGGEERLDELIAGMEFHPVLTAHPTEARRRAVSTSILRISAQLDAWHASHEGSSAAAEAHRRLLEEIDLLWRTSQLRYTKLDPLDEVRTALAAFDETIFDVIPHVYRTLDTAVDPEGTGVRPPRATPFVRYGTWIGGDRDGNPFVTAEVTREAMNIQSEHVLIGLERSCDRVARTLTAYSNLTPAAPALLDALTSGKAGHPALMAQITRRSPNEPHRQLLLLAAARLRATRERDADLAYPDADAFLADLRLVQDSLVAAGAVRQAYGELQHLIWQAQTFGFHLAELEIRQHSEVHAAALAELRAGGPRSERTEEVLDTIRVIAWIQERFGVEACRRYIVSFTRSAEDIEAVYDLVEYALGERRRIVLDVIPLFETGADLDASPHVLDGMLKLPQVQRRLAESDRRVEVMLGYSDSAKDVGPVSATLRLYDAQARLAAWAAEHDVRLTLFHGRGGSLGRGGGPASRALLAQAPGSVGGRFKVTEQGEVIFARYGQAAIARRHVEQVGHAVLMASTDDVQERERAAAERYRPHADRIAAAAQEAYLELINTEEFAVWFSRVSPLEELGELRLGSRPARRGAARGLGDLRAIPWVFAWTQTRVNLPGWFGLGTGLAAVEDLDVLRAAYREWPMFASLLDNAEMSLAKTDRTIAERYLALGGREELSERVLAEYDRTRDLVLKVTGHSRLLENRAVLSRAVDLRNPYVDALSHLQLRALEALRGEEADSLSEQDQQHLERLLLLSVNGVAAGLQNTG; encoded by the coding sequence ATGACAGCGGTAAGCGCAGAACGCGACAGTGCCCGACAGGAAGTCCCCGAGCAGCTCCGGAATGACGTCAAACTTCTCGGAGAGATGCTCGGAACGGTCCTCGCCGAAAGCGGCGGAGCGGACCTGCTCTCCGACGTCGAACGGCTCAGGCACGCCGTGATCGGTGCCCGGGACGGCGCGGTCACCACGGAGGAGATCACCGAGATCGTCGCGGCGTGGCCGCTGGAGCGCGCCAAGCAGGTCGCTCGGGCGTTCACGGTCTACTTCCACCTGGCGAACCTGGCCGAGGAACACCAGCGCATGCGCGCCCTGCGCGAACGCGACGACGCCGCGAACCCGCCCCGGGAGTCGCTCGCGGCGGCCGTGCGCGCCATCCGCGAGGCCGACGGCGGAGAGGAGCGGCTCGACGAACTGATCGCGGGGATGGAGTTCCACCCCGTGCTCACCGCGCACCCCACCGAGGCCCGCCGCCGCGCCGTCTCCACCTCCATCCTGCGGATCAGCGCCCAGCTGGACGCCTGGCACGCCTCCCACGAGGGCAGCTCCGCCGCCGCCGAGGCGCACCGGCGCCTGCTGGAGGAGATCGACCTCCTCTGGCGCACCTCGCAGCTGCGCTACACCAAGCTCGACCCGCTCGACGAGGTGCGCACCGCGCTCGCGGCGTTCGACGAGACGATCTTCGACGTCATCCCGCACGTGTACCGGACGCTCGACACGGCCGTCGACCCCGAGGGAACCGGTGTCCGCCCCCCGCGCGCGACCCCGTTCGTGCGCTACGGCACCTGGATCGGCGGCGACCGCGACGGCAACCCGTTCGTCACCGCCGAGGTGACACGCGAGGCCATGAACATCCAGTCCGAGCACGTGCTGATCGGCCTGGAGAGGTCCTGCGACCGCGTCGCGCGCACCCTCACCGCGTACTCGAACCTCACTCCGGCCGCCCCGGCCCTGCTCGACGCGCTCACCAGCGGCAAGGCGGGCCATCCCGCGCTGATGGCGCAGATCACCAGGCGTTCGCCCAACGAGCCGCACCGCCAGCTCCTGCTGCTGGCCGCGGCCAGGCTGCGCGCCACCCGTGAGCGCGACGCCGACCTGGCCTACCCGGACGCCGACGCCTTCCTCGCCGACCTGCGCCTGGTCCAGGACTCGCTCGTGGCGGCCGGCGCCGTCCGCCAGGCCTACGGCGAGCTCCAGCACCTCATCTGGCAGGCGCAGACCTTCGGTTTCCACCTGGCCGAACTGGAGATCCGCCAGCACAGCGAGGTCCACGCGGCCGCGCTCGCCGAACTGCGGGCCGGCGGACCGCGCTCGGAGCGCACCGAAGAGGTCCTGGACACCATCCGGGTGATCGCCTGGATCCAGGAGCGCTTCGGCGTGGAGGCGTGCCGCCGCTACATCGTCAGCTTCACCCGGTCGGCCGAGGACATCGAGGCCGTGTACGACCTGGTCGAGTACGCGCTGGGGGAGCGGCGGCGGATCGTCCTGGACGTCATCCCGCTGTTCGAGACCGGCGCCGACCTGGACGCCTCGCCGCACGTGCTCGACGGCATGCTCAAGCTGCCCCAGGTGCAGCGGCGGCTCGCGGAGTCCGACCGGCGGGTCGAGGTCATGCTGGGCTACAGCGACTCCGCCAAGGACGTCGGCCCGGTGAGCGCGACCCTGCGCCTGTACGACGCCCAGGCGCGCCTGGCGGCGTGGGCGGCCGAGCACGACGTGCGCCTGACCCTCTTCCACGGCCGCGGCGGCTCCCTCGGCCGCGGCGGCGGTCCGGCCAGCCGCGCCCTGCTCGCGCAGGCGCCCGGGTCCGTGGGCGGCCGCTTCAAGGTGACCGAGCAGGGCGAGGTCATCTTCGCCCGCTACGGCCAGGCGGCGATCGCCCGCCGCCACGTGGAACAGGTCGGCCACGCGGTGCTGATGGCCTCCACCGACGACGTGCAGGAGCGCGAGCGCGCCGCCGCCGAGCGGTACCGGCCCCACGCCGACCGCATCGCGGCCGCCGCCCAGGAGGCGTACCTGGAGCTCATCAACACCGAGGAGTTCGCGGTGTGGTTCTCCCGGGTCAGCCCGCTGGAGGAGCTGGGCGAGCTGCGACTGGGCTCGCGCCCGGCACGCCGCGGCGCCGCCCGCGGGCTCGGCGACCTGCGCGCCATCCCGTGGGTGTTCGCGTGGACGCAGACCCGCGTCAACCTGCCCGGCTGGTTCGGTCTGGGCACCGGCCTGGCCGCGGTGGAGGACCTGGACGTCCTGCGGGCCGCCTACCGCGAGTGGCCGATGTTCGCGTCGCTGCTGGACAACGCGGAGATGAGCCTGGCCAAGACCGACCGCACCATCGCCGAGCGGTACCTCGCGCTGGGCGGCCGTGAGGAGCTGAGCGAGCGCGTCCTGGCCGAGTACGACCGCACGCGCGACCTCGTGCTCAAGGTGACCGGTCACAGCCGCCTGCTGGAGAACCGCGCCGTGCTCTCGCGCGCCGTGGACCTGCGCAACCCGTACGTGGACGCGCTCTCGCACCTGCAGCTGCGGGCCCTGGAGGCCCTGCGCGGCGAGGAGGCCGACTCCCTGTCGGAGCAGGACCAGCAGCACCTGGAGCGGCTGCTCCTGCTGTCGGTCAACGGCGTGGCCGCCGGACTGCAGAACACCGGCTGA
- a CDS encoding dicarboxylate/amino acid:cation symporter, with protein MSAQTTVKRKRPRFPFAAQVLTGLVLGLLLGVVALQLGTTGDGEPNWLAVTLQTVGSTFVSLLRTIVPPLIVLAVISSIANLRNVANAARLAWKTLLWFAITALIAVAIGITLGLVFRPGLNSAVDASTAAEPSTTGSWLAFIESIVPANFLGLAASTSAADDGSLSTSLSFNALQLIVIAVVLGIAAVKVGKSAEPFINFTASALDVVLKALWWVIRLAPIGTVGLLGNAVYSYGWTTIGALGQFSVTIYVGLALVVFVVYPLLALANGLSPLKYLTGVWPAAQLGFVSRSSMGTLPVTQRVAEQNFGVPRHYSAFAVPFGATTKMDGCAAIYPAISAIFVAQFFGIDLGITDYLLIVFVSVIGSAATAGTTGATVMLTLTLSTVGLPLEGVGLLLAVDPILDMGRTATNVAGQAFIPAIVAKREGIMDVARYHAPRGVTGFVPLDEEPDTVQAGTGTDAEAAGAADEDPGATASGTSEKKETAGSGTA; from the coding sequence GTGTCCGCGCAGACCACCGTCAAGCGCAAGCGTCCACGCTTCCCGTTCGCCGCCCAGGTCCTGACCGGCCTGGTCCTCGGCCTCCTCCTGGGCGTCGTCGCCCTCCAGCTCGGCACCACCGGCGACGGTGAGCCGAACTGGCTCGCCGTCACCCTGCAGACCGTCGGCTCGACCTTCGTCTCCCTGCTGCGCACGATCGTGCCGCCGCTGATCGTCCTCGCCGTCATCTCCTCGATCGCCAACCTGCGCAACGTCGCCAACGCCGCCCGGCTGGCCTGGAAGACGCTGCTGTGGTTCGCCATCACCGCCCTGATCGCGGTCGCGATCGGCATCACGCTCGGCCTGGTCTTCCGCCCGGGCCTCAACAGCGCGGTGGACGCCTCCACCGCCGCCGAGCCCAGCACCACCGGCTCCTGGCTGGCGTTCATCGAGAGCATCGTCCCGGCGAACTTCCTCGGCCTGGCCGCGAGCACCTCGGCCGCCGACGACGGCTCGCTGTCGACCTCGCTGTCGTTCAACGCCCTGCAGCTCATCGTGATCGCCGTGGTCCTGGGCATCGCCGCGGTGAAGGTCGGCAAGTCCGCCGAGCCCTTCATCAACTTCACCGCCTCGGCCCTGGACGTCGTGCTCAAGGCCCTGTGGTGGGTCATCCGCCTGGCCCCGATCGGCACCGTCGGCCTGCTGGGCAACGCGGTCTACAGCTACGGCTGGACCACCATCGGCGCGCTCGGACAGTTCTCCGTCACCATCTACGTCGGCCTGGCCCTCGTGGTGTTCGTCGTCTACCCGCTGCTCGCCCTCGCCAACGGGCTCTCCCCGCTCAAGTACCTGACGGGTGTGTGGCCCGCCGCCCAGCTCGGCTTCGTGTCCCGCTCCTCCATGGGCACGCTGCCCGTGACCCAGCGGGTCGCCGAGCAGAACTTCGGCGTCCCCCGCCACTACTCCGCGTTCGCGGTGCCCTTCGGCGCGACCACCAAGATGGACGGGTGCGCCGCGATCTACCCGGCGATCTCGGCGATCTTCGTCGCCCAGTTCTTCGGCATCGACCTGGGGATCACCGACTACCTGCTGATCGTGTTCGTCTCGGTCATCGGCTCGGCCGCCACCGCGGGCACCACCGGCGCGACCGTCATGCTGACCCTGACCCTGTCCACCGTGGGCCTGCCCCTGGAGGGCGTCGGCCTGCTGCTCGCCGTCGACCCGATCCTGGACATGGGCCGCACCGCCACCAACGTGGCCGGTCAGGCGTTCATCCCGGCCATCGTGGCCAAGCGCGAGGGCATCATGGACGTGGCCCGCTACCACGCCCCCCGCGGCGTGACCGGCTTCGTGCCGCTCGACGAGGAGCCGGACACCGTCCAGGCCGGGACCGGTACCGACGCCGAGGCCGCCGGGGCCGCGGACGAGGACCCCGGCGCCACCGCGTCCGGGACGTCCGAGAAGAAGGAGACGGCCGGGTCCGGCACGGCCTGA
- a CDS encoding acyl-CoA carboxylase subunit beta, with protein MANEAPEPLSAAEIDIHTTAGKLADLQRRRYEAVHAGSARAVEKQHAKGKMTARERIDALLDPGSFVEFDALARHRSTNFGLDRNRPYGDGVVTGHGTVDGRPVAVFSQDVTVFGGSLGEVYGEKICKVLDHALTNGCPVVGINEGGGARIQEGVVALGLYAEIFKRNTHASGVIPQISLIMGAAAGGHVYSPALTDFVVMVDETSQMFITGPDVIKTVTGEDVSMEELGGARTHNTRSGVAHYMGADEQDAIDYVRTLLSHLPDNNLEEVPVLPAESPGGAEATETDLALDAFIPDSANQPYDMKQVVEAVLDDGDFLEVHALFATNIVVGFGRVDGQSVGVVANQPMSFAGCLDIDASEKAARFVRTCDAFNIPVLTFVDVPGFLPGTDQEWDGIIRRGAKLLYAYAEATVPLITVITRKAFGGAYDVMGSKHLGADVNLAWPTAQIAVMGAQGAVNILHRRTLAEADDVEAERTRLVGEYEDTLLNPYAAAERGYVDGVIMPSETRDQVAKALRALRNKREQLPPKKHGNIPL; from the coding sequence ATGGCCAACGAAGCCCCTGAACCGCTGTCCGCGGCTGAGATCGACATCCACACCACCGCGGGCAAGCTCGCCGACCTGCAACGGCGCAGGTATGAAGCCGTCCATGCCGGGTCCGCGCGAGCCGTCGAGAAACAGCACGCCAAAGGCAAGATGACCGCACGCGAGCGGATCGACGCACTCCTCGATCCCGGCTCGTTCGTGGAGTTCGACGCCCTGGCCCGACACCGATCCACCAACTTCGGACTGGACCGCAACCGCCCCTACGGCGACGGCGTCGTCACCGGCCACGGCACGGTCGACGGACGCCCCGTCGCGGTCTTCAGCCAGGACGTCACCGTCTTCGGCGGATCGCTGGGCGAGGTCTACGGCGAGAAGATCTGCAAGGTGCTCGACCACGCCCTCACCAACGGGTGCCCCGTGGTGGGCATCAACGAGGGCGGCGGCGCGCGCATCCAGGAGGGGGTGGTCGCGCTGGGGCTGTACGCCGAGATCTTCAAGCGCAACACCCACGCCTCCGGCGTCATCCCGCAGATCTCCCTGATCATGGGTGCGGCGGCCGGAGGGCACGTCTACTCCCCCGCCCTGACCGACTTCGTCGTCATGGTCGACGAGACCTCCCAGATGTTCATCACCGGCCCGGACGTCATCAAGACGGTCACCGGCGAGGACGTGTCGATGGAGGAGCTCGGCGGAGCGCGCACCCACAACACCCGGTCCGGGGTGGCCCACTACATGGGCGCCGACGAGCAGGACGCCATCGACTACGTCCGGACCCTGCTCTCGCACCTGCCGGACAACAACCTGGAGGAGGTGCCGGTCCTGCCCGCGGAGTCCCCCGGGGGCGCGGAGGCGACCGAGACCGACCTGGCGCTGGACGCCTTCATCCCGGACTCGGCGAACCAGCCCTACGACATGAAGCAGGTCGTGGAGGCGGTGCTGGACGACGGCGACTTCCTGGAGGTCCACGCCCTGTTCGCCACCAACATCGTGGTGGGCTTCGGACGTGTGGACGGCCAGTCCGTCGGTGTGGTCGCCAACCAGCCGATGAGCTTCGCCGGCTGCCTGGACATCGACGCCTCCGAGAAGGCCGCGCGCTTCGTGCGGACCTGCGACGCGTTCAACATCCCCGTCCTGACCTTCGTGGACGTGCCCGGGTTCCTGCCCGGGACCGACCAGGAGTGGGACGGCATCATCCGCCGGGGGGCCAAGCTCCTGTACGCCTACGCCGAGGCCACGGTCCCGCTCATCACCGTGATCACCCGCAAGGCCTTCGGCGGCGCCTACGACGTGATGGGGTCCAAGCACCTGGGCGCCGACGTCAACCTGGCGTGGCCGACCGCGCAGATCGCGGTCATGGGCGCCCAGGGCGCGGTCAACATCCTGCACCGGCGCACGCTGGCCGAGGCCGACGACGTCGAGGCCGAGCGCACGCGGCTGGTCGGCGAGTACGAGGACACGCTGCTCAACCCCTATGCGGCGGCCGAGCGCGGCTATGTGGACGGCGTCATCATGCCGTCCGAGACCCGCGACCAGGTCGCCAAGGCGCTCAGGGCACTGCGCAACAAGCGTGAGCAGCTGCCGCCCAAGAAGCACGGGAACATTCCGCTGTGA
- a CDS encoding AAA family ATPase — MHPLICTHCGAWNDVPDTSAGASVLLCADCGRTRPFQRRPLYCVSGPSGTGKSTIAGLLLERLQDRFVVLEQDLLWVGGLRDPADDHRLFRSTWLRTAAMVQQNGRPVVLCGTVVPPEFEPLPERALFTDVHYLALTCDPGVLAARLRSRPAWRGWDEERIAETLDFADWVVEEADRLTPPLTLLDTTTAGPEHTAAEVADWVERRDAAAGRRSPV; from the coding sequence GTGCATCCGCTGATCTGTACGCACTGCGGTGCGTGGAACGACGTCCCCGACACGAGTGCGGGGGCGTCGGTCCTGTTGTGCGCGGACTGCGGCCGGACCCGGCCCTTCCAGCGGCGACCGCTGTACTGCGTGTCCGGTCCCAGCGGCACCGGGAAGTCGACCATCGCCGGGCTGCTGCTGGAACGGCTCCAGGACCGGTTCGTCGTCCTCGAACAGGACCTGCTGTGGGTGGGCGGGCTGCGCGATCCCGCCGACGACCACCGCCTGTTCCGCTCCACCTGGCTGCGCACGGCCGCGATGGTGCAGCAGAACGGGCGTCCGGTCGTGCTGTGCGGGACGGTCGTCCCGCCGGAGTTCGAGCCGCTGCCCGAGCGGGCCCTGTTCACCGACGTGCACTACCTCGCGCTGACCTGTGATCCCGGGGTCCTGGCCGCACGGCTGCGGTCCCGTCCGGCCTGGCGCGGATGGGACGAGGAGCGCATCGCCGAGACGTTGGACTTCGCCGACTGGGTGGTGGAGGAGGCCGACCGCCTCACGCCGCCGCTGACCCTGTTGGACACCACCACGGCAGGGCCCGAGCACACCGCGGCCGAGGTCGCCGACTGGGTCGAGCGGCGGGACGCCGCGGCCGGACGGCGGTCCCCGGTGTAA
- a CDS encoding acyl-CoA carboxylase subunit epsilon, which yields MTGHENPPHLVVVRGEPTAEELAALTAVLSARAAAAGAAEAPVRTAPASGWRDRSPGLRTRLHPGPGAWRRSLR from the coding sequence GTGACCGGGCACGAGAACCCGCCCCACCTGGTCGTGGTCCGGGGCGAACCGACCGCCGAGGAGCTCGCGGCGCTCACCGCCGTGCTCAGCGCACGCGCGGCCGCGGCCGGGGCCGCCGAGGCACCCGTGCGCACCGCGCCCGCCTCCGGCTGGCGGGACCGCTCGCCGGGGCTGCGGACCCGGCTGCACCCCGGCCCCGGCGCCTGGCGCCGGAGCCTGCGGTGA
- a CDS encoding Uma2 family endonuclease — MSVPTVAERPVSEFGEVRLPMPPQEGFTADDLDRIPDLPPHTELIDGSLVLVSPQRLFHMLFLELLGDELKAHAPSGLRLGREFSVKLAERQRPEPDLMLVKRDAFKKLGQTWFPPDAVELAVEVVSPESEIRDRERKPELYARAGVPFFWRVEQDGDDAVVFEYEKDPASPSGDYGRPTVHRGILKTSAPVKLEFDLTDILQR, encoded by the coding sequence ATGTCTGTTCCAACCGTGGCCGAGCGCCCGGTCTCCGAGTTCGGCGAGGTGAGGCTCCCCATGCCCCCGCAGGAGGGTTTCACCGCCGACGACCTCGACCGCATCCCGGATCTTCCGCCGCACACCGAACTCATCGACGGAAGCCTTGTACTCGTGAGCCCTCAGAGGCTGTTCCACATGCTGTTCCTCGAACTGTTGGGAGACGAGCTGAAGGCTCACGCCCCCAGCGGTCTTCGGCTGGGGAGGGAGTTCTCGGTCAAACTCGCCGAGCGCCAGCGGCCGGAACCGGACCTGATGCTGGTCAAGAGGGACGCCTTCAAGAAACTGGGCCAGACATGGTTTCCGCCCGATGCAGTGGAACTCGCGGTGGAGGTGGTCTCGCCGGAGTCGGAGATCAGGGACAGGGAACGTAAGCCTGAGCTCTATGCCCGTGCAGGAGTCCCTTTCTTCTGGAGAGTCGAGCAGGACGGGGACGACGCGGTGGTCTTCGAGTACGAGAAGGACCCGGCCAGCCCATCCGGCGACTACGGTCGGCCGACAGTCCACCGGGGGATACTCAAGACTTCCGCTCCCGTGAAGCTGGAGTTCGATCTGACCGACATCCTTCAGCGCTGA